From a region of the Geothrix sp. 21YS21S-2 genome:
- the feoB gene encoding ferrous iron transport protein B, whose amino-acid sequence MAIVALAGNPNCGKTSLFNALTGARHHVGNWPGVTVEKRSGTFDEAGLAIEAVDLPGTYSLSARSEDERIASSFLADPAVDVILNVLDASNLERNLYLTTQLLELKKPMVFALNMMDELTGRGTQVDLEVLAALLGGPVIATVGNRGEGIAELKAALHKVATGQDPSLDPSLWPPRVTYGEDIECEVRRLAEEVRRDEKLTGDLPARWLALRLLEGTRDGLEQARASHASQAIQQQLDASRRFLEGHLGADCATLLAERRFGFARGLMKEVLTTTDGGSRTPTDRIDAVLTNRFLGIPIFLGLMVAMYTLTFVVGKIPQDWIAGGFAWLHDAAAARLPAGELTSLLVDGVIPGVGSVVVFLPVIMILMGCVSFLEDTGYMARAAFVMDRLMHLMGLHGKSFIPLIMGMGCNAPAIQATRTIEARSDRFITILVSPLISCSARLPVYILLAGAFFSPFHGALAVVAMHLLGFVLAIVAGKALRMSLFRNENTPFVMELPPYRLPVLRTTLLHMWEKGSVFLKKAGTLIFAGATLVWFLSNYPGITNRTWAAELRAQEQAVQALHLPEAQEKEQLEDLAFAHHGRIMNSSLAARFGHALQPVFRPILDPDRRRPEAWKDGVALTAGFVAKEIVVGTMAVVHQAKAEAPEGQEGSPLQQTLRERSGLTPLTALAFMIFTLVYTPCLGTVGMILKETRSWRWTGFSVGYGLVLAWLLSWGTVVAGRALGFA is encoded by the coding sequence ATGGCGATCGTGGCCCTCGCGGGCAACCCCAACTGCGGCAAGACGTCGCTCTTCAATGCGCTCACGGGCGCCCGTCACCACGTGGGCAACTGGCCCGGGGTCACGGTGGAAAAGCGCAGCGGCACCTTCGACGAGGCCGGGCTGGCCATCGAGGCGGTGGACCTGCCCGGCACCTACTCCCTGTCCGCCCGCAGCGAGGACGAGCGCATCGCCTCCAGCTTCCTGGCCGACCCGGCGGTGGACGTCATCCTCAATGTGCTGGACGCCTCCAACCTGGAGCGCAACCTCTACCTGACCACCCAGCTCCTGGAACTGAAGAAGCCCATGGTGTTCGCCCTGAACATGATGGACGAGCTCACGGGCAGGGGCACGCAGGTCGACCTGGAGGTCCTGGCCGCGCTGCTGGGCGGGCCCGTGATCGCCACCGTGGGCAACCGGGGCGAGGGCATCGCGGAGCTGAAGGCCGCCCTCCACAAGGTGGCCACGGGCCAGGACCCCTCCCTGGATCCCAGCCTCTGGCCCCCCCGGGTCACCTACGGGGAGGACATCGAATGCGAAGTGCGCCGCCTGGCCGAGGAGGTGCGCCGGGATGAGAAGCTCACCGGCGACCTGCCCGCGCGTTGGCTGGCCCTCCGGCTCCTGGAGGGAACCCGGGACGGCCTCGAGCAGGCCCGGGCCAGCCATGCCAGCCAGGCCATCCAGCAGCAGCTGGACGCCAGCCGGCGCTTCCTGGAAGGCCACCTGGGCGCCGACTGCGCCACCCTCCTGGCCGAGCGGCGCTTCGGCTTCGCACGGGGGCTGATGAAGGAGGTCCTCACCACGACGGACGGCGGGAGCCGCACCCCCACGGACCGCATCGACGCCGTGCTCACCAACCGGTTCCTGGGCATCCCCATCTTCCTCGGGCTGATGGTGGCGATGTACACCCTCACCTTCGTGGTGGGCAAGATCCCCCAGGACTGGATCGCGGGCGGTTTCGCCTGGCTCCACGACGCCGCCGCCGCGCGGCTCCCGGCCGGCGAGCTCACCAGCCTCCTGGTGGACGGGGTCATCCCCGGCGTCGGTTCGGTGGTGGTCTTCCTCCCGGTGATCATGATCCTCATGGGCTGCGTGTCCTTCCTGGAGGACACCGGCTACATGGCCCGGGCGGCCTTCGTCATGGACCGGCTCATGCACCTCATGGGCCTGCACGGCAAGAGCTTCATCCCCTTGATCATGGGCATGGGCTGCAACGCCCCGGCCATCCAGGCCACCCGGACCATCGAGGCCCGCAGCGACCGCTTCATCACCATCCTGGTCTCCCCGCTCATCTCCTGTTCGGCCCGGCTTCCGGTCTACATCCTCCTGGCCGGGGCCTTCTTCAGTCCCTTCCACGGAGCCCTGGCCGTGGTGGCCATGCACCTGCTGGGCTTCGTGCTGGCGATCGTGGCGGGCAAGGCCCTGCGCATGAGCCTGTTCCGCAACGAGAACACGCCCTTCGTCATGGAGCTGCCCCCCTACCGCCTGCCGGTGCTGCGCACGACCCTCCTGCACATGTGGGAGAAGGGCTCGGTGTTCCTCAAGAAGGCCGGCACCTTGATCTTCGCCGGAGCCACCCTGGTGTGGTTCCTCAGCAACTACCCCGGCATCACCAACCGGACCTGGGCCGCCGAGCTGCGCGCCCAGGAGCAGGCCGTCCAGGCCCTGCACCTGCCCGAAGCCCAGGAGAAGGAACAGCTCGAGGACCTGGCCTTCGCCCACCATGGCCGGATCATGAACTCCAGCCTCGCCGCCCGCTTCGGCCACGCCCTGCAGCCCGTGTTCCGCCCCATCCTCGACCCCGACCGCAGGCGCCCCGAAGCCTGGAAGGACGGCGTGGCCCTCACCGCCGGGTTCGTGGCCAAGGAGATCGTCGTGGGCACCATGGCCGTCGTCCACCAGGCCAAGGCCGAGGCCCCCGAGGGCCAGGAGGGCAGCCCCCTGCAGCAGACCCTGCGGGAGCGCTCCGGCCTGACCCCCCTGACCGCCCTGGCCTTCATGATCTTCACCCTCGTCTACACGCCCTGCCTGGGAACCGTGGGCATGATCCTCAAGGAGACCCGCAGCTGGCGCTGGACCGGGTTCAGCGTCGGCTACGGGCTGGTCCTGGCCTGGCTGCTGAGCTGGGGCACCGTGGTGGCGGGCCGGGCCCTGGGGTTCGCATGA
- a CDS encoding FeoA family protein — protein sequence MERLSGYRVGQRGRVGRVEGEEAVQRRLLEMGFIRGEEVRVEKLAPLGDPMELVIKGYHLSLRRDECACILMEKE from the coding sequence ATGGAACGCTTGAGCGGGTACCGGGTCGGCCAGCGGGGCCGGGTGGGCAGGGTGGAAGGGGAGGAGGCCGTCCAGAGGCGGCTGCTCGAGATGGGCTTCATCCGGGGCGAGGAGGTGCGCGTGGAAAAGCTCGCCCCCCTGGGCGACCCCATGGAACTGGTGATCAAGGGCTACCACCTCTCCCTCCGCCGGGACGAGTGCGCCTGCATCCTCATGGAAAAGGAGTAG
- a CDS encoding TolC family protein: MRKLIFGVMPCLLLAQAPPLSYHDILPRARTSPGQLRTEALLAERGRALAGTRGFLREGPVLGLSAGPRTGPGVPSTTDRTVDLDLPLFLSPGLRSRLEASLGQADPALRGAARAEARFQLRQAYLDAWLAQEVQRLREADLATVRAWSKAARARLEAGADPAFQVNLVEGEALRAQAELDEAGRQRLNAWAVLRSLAEVPPVPAVLAAPGEVLAPSADGLQARFEASALRRALQARLDLEEQALRLQEAIATSRWSLRGSYGREGEERVGKVGFAYRFPRPGETRAVRRETEAAFQATRQELTLALLELDARFQSALARLQTAAPPLPFTAFEASLDAVSLRLSEGRERPSEALPIRRQLLEAKAASFRRLHAAHLLTAEVQALTDGVNP; the protein is encoded by the coding sequence ATGCGAAAGCTGATCTTCGGGGTGATGCCCTGCCTGCTCCTGGCGCAGGCGCCGCCCCTCTCCTACCACGACATCCTCCCGCGGGCCCGGACCAGTCCCGGCCAGCTCCGGACCGAAGCCCTCCTCGCCGAGCGGGGCCGGGCCCTGGCCGGCACCCGCGGCTTCCTGCGCGAAGGGCCGGTCCTCGGCCTCTCCGCCGGGCCCCGCACGGGTCCCGGGGTCCCGTCCACCACCGACCGGACCGTGGACCTGGACCTGCCGCTCTTCCTTTCGCCCGGCCTCCGGAGCCGCCTGGAGGCGTCCCTCGGGCAGGCCGATCCCGCCCTCCGCGGCGCCGCCCGCGCCGAGGCGCGGTTCCAGCTGCGCCAGGCCTACCTGGACGCGTGGCTGGCCCAGGAGGTCCAGCGGCTCCGGGAAGCGGACCTCGCCACCGTGCGGGCGTGGTCCAAGGCCGCCCGGGCCCGCCTGGAGGCCGGCGCGGACCCGGCGTTCCAGGTGAACCTGGTCGAAGGCGAGGCGCTCCGCGCCCAGGCCGAGCTGGACGAGGCCGGACGCCAGCGGCTGAACGCGTGGGCCGTGCTCCGGTCCCTGGCCGAGGTGCCCCCCGTGCCCGCCGTGCTCGCGGCTCCCGGGGAGGTGCTCGCGCCCTCCGCGGACGGCCTGCAGGCCCGGTTCGAGGCCAGCGCCCTGCGCCGGGCCCTCCAGGCCCGCCTGGACCTGGAGGAGCAGGCCCTGAGGCTCCAGGAGGCCATCGCCACCAGCCGGTGGAGCCTCCGCGGCAGCTACGGCAGGGAGGGCGAGGAACGCGTCGGCAAGGTGGGCTTCGCCTACCGGTTCCCCCGCCCCGGCGAAACCCGCGCCGTGCGGCGGGAGACGGAGGCCGCCTTCCAGGCAACCCGGCAGGAGCTGACCCTGGCCCTCCTGGAGCTGGATGCGCGTTTCCAGTCCGCCCTGGCCCGGCTCCAGACCGCCGCGCCGCCCCTGCCCTTCACGGCCTTCGAGGCCTCCCTCGACGCCGTCAGCCTCCGGCTCAGCGAAGGCAGGGAACGGCCTTCCGAGGCCCTTCCCATCCGCCGGCAGCTGCTGGAGGCGAAGGCCGCCTCCTTCCGCCGGCTCCATGCCGCCCACCTGCTGACTGCCGAAGTCCAGGCCCTCACCGACGGGGTGAACCCATGA
- a CDS encoding efflux RND transporter periplasmic adaptor subunit: protein MNQVFRFSMLSLALVAAAACGRKAAGPAEAHGPEAAPGEEHRHLPLKDVRGLRFLVVPEPKAEGAWYPAEAIGDESAQAILSSPVKGIVAAIQVPPGQRVAAGAGLFTLQSPELARLKADWLSARARRDRAESERAREQRLYDAQAGSRRELEAAGSEAATARADEEAARLALEARGLSPESAGAVMLVKAPQAGAVTAYKIQPGQGVEAGQELGSFQAAAAAIVRLELPLPAPENWRTGAVTEARKGDGQRWKARLEGMPMTLTADTRRLSYRLRLQGGPLPIPGTPLEVHVPLARTVVLPQSALQQVEGTWGVFVKVGEEAEFRPVRRGAELGTDVMVLDGVKPGETVVGEGAYLLKSLQIKRKSGGEDHDH, encoded by the coding sequence ATGAACCAGGTTTTTCGCTTTTCCATGCTGTCCCTCGCCCTGGTGGCCGCAGCCGCCTGCGGCCGAAAGGCCGCGGGGCCGGCGGAGGCCCACGGCCCGGAGGCCGCCCCGGGCGAAGAGCACCGGCACCTCCCGCTGAAGGACGTCCGGGGCCTGCGCTTCCTCGTCGTTCCCGAACCCAAGGCCGAGGGGGCGTGGTATCCCGCGGAGGCCATCGGCGACGAGTCCGCCCAGGCCATCCTCAGCAGCCCGGTGAAGGGCATCGTCGCGGCCATCCAGGTCCCCCCCGGCCAGCGCGTGGCCGCGGGCGCCGGGCTGTTCACCCTCCAGAGCCCGGAACTGGCCCGCCTGAAAGCGGACTGGCTGTCCGCCCGGGCCAGGCGCGACCGGGCCGAAAGCGAACGGGCCCGGGAACAGCGCCTCTACGATGCCCAGGCCGGCTCCCGGCGCGAGCTGGAAGCCGCCGGTAGCGAGGCGGCCACCGCCAGGGCCGACGAGGAAGCCGCCCGCCTGGCCCTGGAGGCCAGGGGCTTGAGCCCGGAAAGCGCCGGCGCCGTGATGCTCGTGAAGGCGCCGCAGGCGGGCGCGGTCACCGCCTACAAGATCCAGCCCGGCCAGGGCGTGGAGGCCGGCCAGGAACTGGGCAGCTTCCAGGCCGCCGCGGCGGCCATCGTCCGCCTGGAGCTGCCCCTCCCGGCTCCCGAGAACTGGCGGACCGGCGCCGTGACCGAGGCCCGCAAGGGCGACGGCCAGCGCTGGAAGGCGCGCCTGGAGGGCATGCCCATGACCCTCACGGCCGACACCCGCCGCCTCAGCTACCGCCTGCGCCTGCAGGGCGGCCCGCTCCCGATCCCCGGCACGCCGCTGGAGGTCCACGTGCCCCTGGCCAGGACGGTCGTTCTGCCCCAGAGCGCATTGCAGCAGGTGGAAGGCACCTGGGGCGTCTTCGTCAAGGTGGGGGAGGAGGCGGAGTTCCGCCCCGTGCGCCGGGGCGCCGAACTGGGCACCGACGTGATGGTGCTCGACGGGGTGAAACCCGGCGAGACCGTGGTGGGCGAAGGCGCCTACCTTCTGAAGTCCCTCCAGATCAAGCGCAAGAGCGGAGGGGAGGACCATGACCACTGA
- a CDS encoding transporter: MKRLGIALSAFLAGTALGAQVPDPAPKACRPLFSTSAGLTDPGIVELELGAQRISNRDGSEDRFVPTQLNVGINSWFDLRLGWSGPALRKDSQGEQKAGGSDPVFGGQALFLSQARSGVDLGLAHWHKLPRASVAKGIGTGRHDDTLLVTASRTQGRWALDLNAGANWIGRRSGEGRVRQAVVSLAVTYAATSEWNLTLDTYALAGTELGPQALSSVLAVRRDLTPSLCVDCGVEVGHTQGAPRLSLNAGLVWRMGRIF; the protein is encoded by the coding sequence ATGAAGCGCCTCGGCATCGCTCTGTCCGCGTTCCTCGCCGGAACCGCCCTGGGGGCCCAGGTCCCCGATCCCGCCCCCAAGGCCTGCCGCCCCCTCTTCAGCACGTCCGCGGGGCTCACGGACCCGGGCATCGTGGAACTGGAGCTGGGGGCCCAGCGGATCTCCAACCGGGACGGATCGGAGGACCGGTTCGTGCCGACCCAGCTGAACGTCGGGATCAACTCCTGGTTCGACCTCCGCCTCGGCTGGAGCGGACCGGCGCTGCGGAAGGACTCCCAGGGCGAACAGAAGGCGGGCGGCAGCGACCCGGTGTTCGGCGGCCAGGCCCTGTTCCTCAGCCAGGCCAGGTCCGGCGTGGACCTGGGCCTCGCCCACTGGCACAAGCTGCCCCGGGCCAGCGTGGCCAAGGGGATCGGCACCGGCAGGCACGACGACACCCTGCTCGTCACGGCCTCCCGCACCCAGGGCCGCTGGGCCCTGGACCTGAACGCGGGCGCCAACTGGATCGGGCGCAGGTCGGGCGAAGGGCGGGTCCGGCAGGCGGTCGTCTCCCTCGCCGTCACCTACGCCGCGACCTCCGAATGGAACCTCACCCTGGACACCTACGCCCTGGCGGGGACGGAGCTGGGGCCCCAGGCGCTCAGCAGCGTACTGGCGGTCAGGCGCGACCTGACGCCCAGCCTCTGCGTGGACTGCGGGGTGGAAGTGGGCCACACCCAGGGCGCGCCACGCCTGTCGCTGAACGCGGGCCTGGTCTGGCGCATGGGCAGGATTTTCTGA